In Aspergillus fumigatus Af293 chromosome 2, whole genome shotgun sequence, a genomic segment contains:
- a CDS encoding saccharopine dehydrogenase family protein, with product MESEKEFDLVLVGPTGYTGRLCAEHIVKNLPTNLKWALAGRSVQKIEVIAKELKTLNPDRAAPEILAVQLNRQELEPLVQRTKVIINCVGPYHLYSTPVVEACANHGTHYVDATGETPWIREIIEKYHDVAKSNGAIIIPSVGVESAPADILAWSVVKRVREDLSSDTKEVIGAIEEMKSSGPSGGTLNTVLTIFDSLSFSDILKSTDPFALAASAPPKNVPSEPLVDKILGVRSVRDLGTLTTSPSAMADITIVHRSSTLMPEFYGPLFYFRQFVKVRNALVGIIFHYAFIIGLCLLTLPPVRALVRQFVYAAGQGPRKEDSVNDRVEYRAVATADQKTAAPQRVFGKFKYEGSMYALTGLLLAEAAMVILEETERVKKVSRCGIVTPATLGQPFVDRLEKVGCHLETQVFDY from the exons ATGGAATCCGAAAAGGAGTTCGACTTGGTTCTGGTCGGTCCTACGGGTTACACTGGGAGACTTTGCGCAGAGCATATTGTCAAGAACTTGCCGACGAATCTGAAATGGGCTCTAGCAGGTCGCTCGGTGCAGAAGATTGAAGTCATCGCCAAGGAGCTCAAGACTCTGAACCCTGACCGCGCCGCGCCAG AGATTCTGGCTGTACAGCTCAATAGGCAAGAATTGGAACCCCTCGTCCAGAGGACtaaagtcatcatcaattgCGTTGGCCCATACCACCTTTACAGCACTCCTGTTGTTGAAGCATGTGCTAATCATGGAACTCATTATGTGGACGC CACTGGAGAAACACCCTGGATTAGGGAAATTATTGAAAAGTATCACGATGTCGCGAAGTCCAACGGAGCTATC ATTATCCCATCTGTCGGTGTTGAAAGCGCCCCAGCAGATATCTTAGCTTGGTCTGTTGTTAAGCGAGTTCGGGAGGATCTCTCAAGTGACACAAAAGAGGTAATTGGTGCAATTGAGGAGATGAA GAGCTCGGGACCGAGCGGTGGCACACTGAATACGGTGCTCACAATCTTCGattctctttccttctccgACATCCTCAAATCCACGGACCCCTTCGCTTTGGCCGCCTCCGCGCCCCCCAAGAATGTCCCCAGCGAGCCACTTGTAGACAAGATCCTAGGTGTCAGGTCTGTTCGGGACTTGGGTACTCTCACCACGTCGCCATCGGCTATGGCAGACATCACAATTGTGCACCGCAGCAGTACCCTGATGCCGGAATTCTACGGGCCACTATTCTACTTCCGGCAATTTGTCAAAGTTAGAAATGCACTTGTCGGCATAATCTTTCATTAtgccttcatcatcggctTGTGTCTTCTGACACTCCCTCCCGTGCGCGCACTGGTGCGACAGTTCGTCTACGCCGCAGGTCAGGGGCCGCGGAAGGAAGATTCGGTCAATGACCGTGTTGAGTACCGTGCAGTAGCGACGGCCGATCAAAAGACGGCTGCACCGCAGCGTGTTTTCGGCAAATTCAAGTATGAGGGGTCAATGTACGCACTGACGGGTTTGCTGCTTGCCGAGGCAGCAATGGTCATCTTGGAGGAGACGGAGCGAGTGAAGAAGGTGTCCCGATGCGGCATAGTAACTCCAGCAACATTAGGACAACCGTTCGTTGACCGATTAGAGAAAGTTGGATGCCACCTTGAGACTCAGGTCTTTGACTACTGA
- a CDS encoding alpha/beta fold hydrolase produces the protein MLIDMGLRVIAPDCLGYGRTDAPEDISLYSHKQCADDIKELALQLGADKIIVGGHDWGAAFAYRVALWYPDLVTHLFTVCVPYSPPTKKYYPLEDFVATVAPHFAYQLQLKSGDLEPVIRTEDDIKKFLSALYGGRTEKGEVAFDAGLGILLDKMFEVQPSKLLSEEGADSWEPQELDYYGKEFSRTGIRGPLNWYRTREVNHKEELAILDRRITAPVLFIQALRDAALPAHLGKGMTKTIPHLTYKQVNTSHWALWEKPKEVNEMIAWWLEEVVFTDPRLFKL, from the exons ATGCTGATCGATATGGGGCTGCGGGTTATTGCTCCAGATTGTTTGGGATATGGAAGAACA GATGCTCCAGAGGATATTTCGCTATACTCTCACAAGCAGTGTGCCGATGACATCAAGGAGTTAGCATTACAACTTGGCGCCGACAAGATCATCGTAGGAGGACATGACTG GGGCGCTGCATTTGCGTACCGAGTTGCCCTCTGGTATCCAGACCTCGTTACTCATCTGTTCACGGTCTGCGTACCGTATAGCCCCCCGACTAAGAAGTACTATCCTCTGGAGGATTTTGTAGCAACGGTAGCGCCACATTTTGCCTATCAGTTGCAGCTAAAAAGCGGCGACTTGGAACCAGTTATCCGCACAGAAGATGATATCAAAAAGTTCCTCAGCGCATTGTACGGCGGTCGTACTGAAAAGGGAGAAGTTGCCTTTGACGCAGGCTTGGGAATACTCCTGGACAAAATGTTCGAGGTGCAACCATCGAAGCTGCTCAGTGAAGAG GGTGCTGATAGCTGGGAACCTCAGGAACTTGATTATTATGGCAAAGAGTTCTCGCGAACTGGCATTCGGGGTCCAC TTAACTGGTACCGGACGAGAGAAGTGAACCACAAAGAAGAACTAGCCATCCTTGACAGGCGCATCACCGCCCCagtcctcttcatccaagCACTCAGAGATGCCGCTCTTCCGGCACACCTGGGCAAGGGTATGACAAAGACCATCCCTCATTTGACCTACAAACAGGTCAATACTTCTCACTGGGCTTTGTGGGAGAAACCTAAGGAGGTGAATGAGATGATCGCTTGGTGGCTGGAAGAAGTGGTGTTCACTGATCCTCGTTTGTTCAAGTTGTGA